One genomic region from Sphingobacterium multivorum encodes:
- the dusB gene encoding tRNA dihydrouridine synthase DusB produces MSVKIGENIDLGKFPLLLAPMEDVSDPPFRYVCKQNGVDLMYTEFISSEGLIRDAAKSIQKLDIFEYERPIGIQIFGGDIESMRQSAEICTKAGPNLIDINYGCPVKKVVCKGAGSSLLQDIDKMVAMTKAVVEATDLPVTVKTRLGWDDNTKNVYEVAERLQDVGIKALAIHGRTRAQLYKGQADWSMIRDIKRNPRIKIPIFGNGDVDSVEKAAAWRQEFEVDGIMIGRAAIGYPWIFREIKHFFNTGERLEGPTIAERVEVCRTHLNKSIEWKGDKLGIFEMRRHYANYFKGIPNFKEHRMKLVSLQSQAEILEVLHEIEHNFSAEMV; encoded by the coding sequence ATGTCGGTCAAGATTGGTGAAAATATTGATTTGGGTAAATTCCCTTTGTTATTAGCTCCGATGGAGGATGTAAGTGATCCTCCGTTTCGCTATGTGTGCAAACAGAATGGTGTTGATTTAATGTATACTGAATTTATTTCTTCGGAAGGGTTAATTCGGGATGCTGCAAAGTCAATTCAAAAATTGGATATTTTTGAGTATGAACGTCCTATTGGCATCCAGATCTTCGGTGGAGATATTGAAAGTATGCGTCAGTCTGCTGAAATCTGCACAAAAGCAGGGCCTAATTTAATCGACATCAATTACGGCTGCCCTGTTAAAAAAGTAGTCTGTAAAGGAGCTGGTTCATCCCTGCTACAGGACATCGATAAAATGGTTGCAATGACCAAAGCTGTCGTTGAGGCTACGGATTTACCCGTAACGGTGAAAACACGTCTTGGCTGGGATGACAACACAAAAAATGTATACGAAGTTGCTGAAAGACTACAAGATGTAGGAATCAAAGCACTGGCTATTCATGGACGTACGCGCGCACAATTGTATAAGGGTCAGGCGGACTGGTCCATGATTCGGGATATCAAACGTAATCCGCGTATCAAAATCCCAATTTTTGGCAATGGCGATGTGGACTCTGTCGAAAAAGCTGCAGCATGGCGCCAGGAGTTTGAAGTGGATGGCATTATGATTGGCCGTGCAGCAATCGGATATCCCTGGATTTTTAGAGAAATCAAACATTTTTTCAATACCGGTGAACGTTTAGAAGGACCTACCATTGCCGAACGTGTCGAGGTTTGCCGAACACATCTCAACAAATCCATTGAATGGAAAGGTGACAAATTGGGTATTTTTGAAATGCGTAGGCATTATGCGAATTACTTCAAAGGAATCCCCAACTTTAAAGAACACCGCATGAAATTAGTCAGCTTACAAAGCCAGGCAGAGATTCTTGAGGTACTTCATGAAATTGAACACAATTTCTCAGCAGAAATGGTATAA
- a CDS encoding amidohydrolase family protein has protein sequence MLKYLSANYILPITSMPIKDGIVSVDEEGVIQGIYDPTSFTPSDKAKVEKYEGVIIPGFINAHCHIELSHMKGIVPKGTGLPSFLSKVMTTRSASMKKIDDAMAKADREMYENGIVAVGDHANTDNSSKLKEDSQLLYHTFVEVLGIEPEEADFKLKEAKSLTQEFRNGHVSITPHAPYSCSKVLFKKFKKMVPETNIISIHNQESEEENKLFRYKMGEFLDFYKSIGKNADAIKAQARNSIQSYLPYLPYPNKLLLVHNTYTSLKDLDFVERMDRDVMWCLCPKANLYIEGTLPKVQNFMNAGQRLVIGTDSLASNDTLSILEELKVLHAHFEDLDFLQTIQWATINGAIALNIEDEFGSLEVGKKPGIVLLQGMEHMRLNEDVKVKRLA, from the coding sequence ATGTTAAAGTATTTAAGCGCTAATTATATTCTGCCGATTACTTCAATGCCAATAAAAGATGGCATTGTTTCGGTGGATGAGGAGGGGGTAATTCAAGGTATCTATGACCCAACTTCATTTACACCTTCAGATAAAGCGAAGGTTGAGAAATATGAAGGAGTGATAATTCCAGGTTTTATCAATGCACATTGCCACATTGAATTGTCGCATATGAAAGGTATTGTTCCTAAAGGTACAGGGCTTCCGAGCTTTCTCAGTAAGGTGATGACAACGCGGTCGGCGTCGATGAAAAAAATAGACGACGCTATGGCAAAAGCCGATCGAGAGATGTACGAAAATGGTATTGTCGCAGTCGGAGATCATGCCAACACAGATAATTCCTCAAAATTGAAAGAAGATTCACAGCTCCTATATCACACCTTTGTGGAGGTACTCGGAATTGAACCTGAAGAAGCGGACTTTAAGTTAAAGGAGGCTAAATCGTTGACGCAGGAGTTTAGGAATGGGCATGTATCCATTACGCCGCACGCGCCCTATTCTTGTTCGAAGGTCCTTTTCAAAAAATTCAAGAAGATGGTTCCGGAAACAAATATTATCAGTATTCACAATCAAGAAAGTGAAGAGGAGAATAAATTGTTCCGTTATAAAATGGGGGAGTTCTTGGACTTTTATAAAAGTATAGGGAAAAACGCCGATGCGATTAAGGCACAGGCAAGAAACTCGATTCAGTCTTATCTTCCTTATTTACCTTACCCCAATAAATTATTGTTGGTTCATAATACCTATACCTCGCTGAAAGATCTGGATTTTGTAGAGCGCATGGATCGTGATGTGATGTGGTGTCTTTGTCCAAAGGCCAATCTTTATATTGAAGGAACATTACCAAAGGTTCAGAATTTTATGAATGCCGGACAGCGTTTAGTAATCGGAACGGACAGTTTAGCTTCAAACGACACATTGTCTATTTTGGAGGAGCTAAAGGTATTGCATGCGCACTTTGAAGATCTCGATTTCTTGCAGACCATTCAATGGGCTACAATCAATGGCGCTATCGCGTTGAACATTGAGGATGAATTTGGGTCACTCGAAGTGGGTAAAAAACCAGGGATTGTGTTGTTGCAAGGGATGGAACACATGCGCCTAAATGAAGATGTTAAGGTAAAACGTTTAGCGTAG
- a CDS encoding lipopolysaccharide biosynthesis protein: MIYGLSTIIARMLYFVMTPLYVLKYPPASYGIFTNMYAWASMINAVLAFGMETTFFRFLQKVEEKDKKQVFNNSFIVIATLAILFFITAFVFAGTFGSWLNKGTYNADYESYVKYFALILALDALAIVPFAKLRSEGRPIRFGAIKLANIGIMVILNLFFIALVPYLIKDGGALGTWCSGWYRNEWIGYVFISNIVASAATFLLLLPEMKGFYFKPEKQLILKMLSYSFPILIANISYIINENLDKIVLPIYLPKDIGDRDLGIYGAVGKLAMFLSIFVQAFRLGAEPFFFSYAKNANAKKTYALIMEYFVIAMMLVMLGITANIDWLKYFIKGNVETRDLYWSGLFIVPLLLFNYVLLGIYMNLSVWYKLSDQTRYALYISLVGAGITIVANYYLIPRYSYVGASIVTFLAYFAMVVLSYVWGQKHYPIPYKLGKILIYIFAGICFSYLSYFVFHHNVFIGNGLLVAYIGGIFLMERNQLKRFLKKDA; this comes from the coding sequence ATGATTTATGGTCTGAGTACGATTATAGCACGTATGCTGTATTTCGTCATGACGCCATTGTATGTCCTCAAATATCCACCTGCTTCCTACGGAATATTTACCAATATGTACGCTTGGGCGTCCATGATCAATGCCGTTTTGGCATTTGGTATGGAAACGACTTTTTTTAGGTTTCTCCAAAAAGTCGAAGAAAAGGATAAGAAGCAGGTTTTCAATAATAGTTTTATCGTCATTGCTACTCTGGCAATATTATTTTTTATAACGGCCTTTGTCTTTGCGGGTACTTTTGGTAGCTGGTTGAATAAGGGAACCTATAATGCCGATTACGAGAGCTATGTGAAGTATTTTGCCCTCATATTGGCATTGGATGCTTTAGCTATTGTTCCTTTTGCGAAATTGAGATCGGAGGGAAGGCCTATTCGATTTGGTGCTATTAAATTGGCCAACATCGGTATTATGGTTATTCTTAACCTATTCTTTATTGCGCTAGTTCCCTATTTGATAAAAGATGGTGGTGCTTTGGGCACTTGGTGTTCCGGCTGGTATAGAAATGAATGGATAGGTTATGTATTTATTTCCAACATTGTAGCAAGTGCGGCGACCTTTCTGTTGCTTCTGCCTGAAATGAAAGGGTTTTATTTTAAACCCGAAAAGCAGCTAATCTTAAAGATGCTATCCTATAGCTTTCCGATTTTAATAGCCAATATTTCTTATATCATCAACGAAAATTTAGATAAAATTGTATTGCCAATCTACCTGCCTAAGGATATTGGTGATCGCGATTTGGGGATCTATGGAGCCGTTGGAAAATTGGCGATGTTTCTGAGCATTTTTGTTCAGGCTTTTCGATTGGGGGCAGAACCATTTTTCTTTTCTTATGCAAAAAATGCAAATGCGAAAAAGACCTATGCGTTAATTATGGAATATTTCGTCATTGCCATGATGTTAGTCATGTTGGGGATTACAGCGAATATTGACTGGCTGAAGTATTTTATTAAAGGAAATGTGGAAACACGTGACTTATATTGGTCTGGATTATTCATTGTTCCTTTGTTGCTGTTCAATTATGTGCTGCTGGGCATCTATATGAATCTTTCGGTATGGTATAAGCTTTCTGATCAAACGCGGTACGCTTTGTATATTTCATTGGTAGGCGCGGGAATAACCATCGTGGCAAATTATTATCTGATTCCGAGATACAGCTATGTGGGAGCATCAATAGTCACATTTTTAGCCTACTTTGCTATGGTTGTGCTATCTTATGTATGGGGGCAAAAACATTATCCTATACCTTATAAATTGGGAAAGATCCTGATATATATATTTGCGGGAATATGTTTCTCCTACCTTTCCTACTTTGTGTTTCATCATAATGTCTTTATTGGCAATGGGCTTTTAGTTGCTTACATTGGAGGTATATTTTTGATGGAACGAAATCAGCTCAAGCGATTCCTCAAGAAAGATGCATAA
- a CDS encoding anthranilate synthase component II, translating to MSNNKIVVIDNYDSFTYNLVHLLQELDQEYVVWRNDKFKLEDIDAFDKILLSPGPGIPEEAGLLLDVIRTYAPHKSILGICLGQQAIAEVFGGTLFNMEKPLHGVATNITVVDESEKLFQDFPKDSKIGRYHSWAVNKDTLPASLKVTAIDENGIIMALTHTEYDVRGMQFHPESVLTTNGKKLIENWLGI from the coding sequence ATGAGCAACAATAAAATAGTCGTTATAGACAACTACGATTCGTTCACCTACAACTTGGTCCATTTGTTACAGGAATTAGATCAAGAGTACGTTGTATGGAGAAATGATAAATTTAAGCTGGAAGATATTGATGCTTTCGATAAAATACTTCTTTCGCCCGGCCCAGGTATTCCAGAAGAAGCTGGATTATTGCTTGATGTTATCCGTACCTACGCTCCACATAAAAGTATATTGGGCATTTGTTTGGGTCAACAGGCGATCGCAGAGGTTTTTGGTGGTACTCTGTTCAATATGGAAAAACCTTTGCATGGCGTAGCAACAAATATTACCGTTGTGGATGAGTCAGAAAAATTGTTTCAGGACTTCCCAAAAGATTCCAAAATAGGACGCTATCATTCTTGGGCCGTAAACAAAGACACCTTACCGGCAAGCCTCAAAGTAACGGCGATCGACGAGAATGGCATCATTATGGCCTTAACCCATACTGAATACGATGTAAGGGGAATGCAGTTCCACCCAGAGTCGGTATTGACCACAAATGGTAAGAAATTAATTGAAAACTGGTTGGGAATCTAA
- a CDS encoding ABC-F family ATP-binding cassette domain-containing protein, with product MIDVNNISVSFGGTTLFSDVSFSINENDKIALMGKNGAGKSTLLKIIAGVGKPTTGNVAGPKDAIIAYLPQHLLTEDNVTVFEETSKAFEEVYGMRDELENLNEQLNIRTDYESDDYMQLIERVSELSEKFYSIEEVNYDAEVEKVLKGLGFERSDFTRQTSEFSGGWRMRIELAKILLKKPDLILLDEPTNHMDIESIQWLEDFLVNSAKAVIVISHDRAFVDNITNRTIEVTMGRIYDYRAKYSHYLELRQERRQHQLKAYEEQQRFIADNQEFIDRFRGTYSKTLQVQSRVKMLEKLEIIEIDEVDTSALRLKFPPSPRSGQYPVIVEDLTKAYDEHVVFQKANMVIERGEKVAFVGKNGEGKSTMIKAIMGEIDFEGTLKVGHNAKIGYFAQNQAALLDGEMTVFDTIDQIAVGDVRVKMKDLLGAFMFSGDDTTKKVKVLSGGERTRLAMIKLLLEPVNVLILDEPTNHLDMKTKDIIKDALKDFDGTLILVSHDRDFLDGLAEKVFEFGNKRVREHFEDIKGFLEYKKMSSLKDIER from the coding sequence GTGATTGACGTAAATAATATTTCTGTTTCCTTTGGGGGAACAACTCTTTTTTCCGATGTATCCTTCTCCATCAATGAGAATGATAAGATCGCATTAATGGGTAAAAATGGTGCCGGTAAATCCACCTTACTGAAAATTATCGCTGGAGTGGGTAAACCTACTACAGGGAATGTTGCAGGGCCGAAGGATGCCATTATAGCCTATTTACCGCAACATTTGTTGACAGAGGATAACGTGACTGTTTTTGAGGAAACGTCAAAGGCTTTCGAAGAAGTCTATGGTATGCGTGATGAGTTGGAAAACCTGAATGAGCAATTAAATATCCGTACAGACTATGAGTCTGATGATTATATGCAATTGATCGAACGTGTATCCGAATTAAGCGAAAAGTTCTATTCGATTGAGGAAGTTAATTATGATGCAGAAGTTGAGAAGGTCCTGAAGGGGCTCGGTTTTGAGCGTTCTGATTTTACAAGACAGACTTCTGAGTTTTCCGGTGGTTGGCGGATGCGTATCGAATTAGCTAAAATATTGTTGAAGAAGCCGGATTTGATTCTATTGGATGAACCTACTAACCACATGGATATCGAGAGTATTCAATGGTTGGAAGATTTCTTGGTCAATTCGGCTAAAGCAGTTATCGTTATTTCGCACGATAGGGCATTTGTCGACAATATCACCAATCGGACCATTGAGGTGACGATGGGTCGGATTTATGATTATCGTGCCAAGTACAGTCATTACCTGGAATTACGTCAGGAACGTCGCCAGCATCAGCTAAAAGCGTATGAAGAACAACAACGCTTTATTGCGGACAATCAGGAGTTTATTGATCGTTTCAGAGGTACTTATTCTAAAACATTGCAGGTACAATCACGTGTAAAGATGTTGGAGAAACTGGAAATTATCGAGATTGATGAAGTGGATACCTCCGCATTGCGTCTCAAATTCCCACCATCCCCGCGTTCGGGTCAATATCCTGTTATTGTTGAGGATCTAACCAAAGCTTATGATGAACATGTTGTGTTTCAAAAAGCAAATATGGTTATCGAACGTGGTGAAAAGGTTGCTTTTGTCGGGAAGAACGGTGAGGGTAAATCGACCATGATCAAAGCAATTATGGGTGAGATTGATTTCGAAGGTACGTTAAAAGTTGGGCACAATGCAAAAATTGGCTATTTCGCACAGAATCAGGCAGCCTTACTTGATGGTGAAATGACTGTTTTTGATACCATTGATCAAATTGCAGTAGGCGACGTCCGTGTTAAGATGAAAGATCTTTTGGGGGCTTTCATGTTTAGCGGCGATGATACAACTAAAAAGGTGAAAGTATTATCTGGAGGAGAGAGAACGCGTTTGGCGATGATAAAATTGTTGTTGGAACCGGTCAATGTATTGATTCTCGATGAGCCGACAAACCATTTGGATATGAAGACAAAGGACATTATCAAAGATGCTTTAAAAGATTTCGATGGTACATTGATCCTTGTTTCGCACGACCGTGACTTTTTGGATGGTTTGGCCGAGAAAGTCTTTGAATTCGGAAATAAACGTGTACGGGAGCATTTTGAAGATATTAAAGGTTTCTTGGAATACAAGAAGATGAGTAGCTTGAAAGATATTGAACGTTAG
- a CDS encoding acylphosphatase produces the protein MKHLNISIRGKVQGVFFRLTTKAVADQVGVRGFVVNLKDGSVYIEGEGDDFALDSLLEFCQEGPEGAIVESVEVKEGEMKGFSNFEVVKRVQS, from the coding sequence ATGAAACATTTGAATATTTCAATAAGAGGTAAAGTACAAGGAGTCTTTTTTAGATTGACAACCAAGGCGGTTGCGGATCAGGTCGGTGTTAGGGGCTTTGTTGTCAATTTAAAAGATGGTTCTGTTTATATCGAGGGCGAGGGCGATGATTTTGCACTGGATTCATTGTTGGAGTTCTGCCAAGAAGGGCCCGAGGGAGCAATTGTTGAAAGTGTTGAGGTAAAGGAAGGCGAAATGAAGGGCTTTTCCAATTTTGAAGTAGTTAAAAGAGTTCAATCTTAA
- the trmD gene encoding tRNA (guanosine(37)-N1)-methyltransferase TrmD, translating into MRFDIITVLPDLLESPFAHSILQRAKNKGLAEIYVHNLRDYSTNKHKSVDDYPYGGGSGMVLQIEPFAKCIEQLQSERKYDEIIYMTPDGETFNQDIANGLSTKGNMMILCGHYKGIDQRIRDIYVTKEISVGDYVLSGGELPAAIVTDAVIRLIPGVLSDETSALSDSFQDGLLDAPIYTRPADWKGHKVPDILLSGHEAKIAAWKDEQQLKRTQERRPDLLND; encoded by the coding sequence ATGCGTTTTGATATTATTACGGTCTTACCTGACCTCTTGGAAAGTCCATTTGCACACTCTATTTTGCAACGAGCAAAGAACAAAGGCTTGGCTGAAATATATGTTCACAATTTAAGGGACTATTCAACAAATAAACACAAAAGTGTCGATGATTATCCGTACGGGGGCGGATCGGGTATGGTCCTTCAAATAGAACCCTTTGCCAAGTGTATTGAGCAACTGCAATCTGAACGGAAATATGATGAGATCATTTATATGACTCCCGACGGTGAAACATTCAATCAGGATATTGCGAACGGATTATCGACAAAAGGAAATATGATGATTCTCTGTGGGCATTATAAGGGAATAGATCAACGTATCCGCGATATTTATGTAACAAAAGAGATTTCAGTTGGTGATTATGTATTATCCGGAGGTGAACTTCCCGCTGCAATTGTTACAGATGCTGTTATTCGCCTGATACCCGGAGTTTTGTCGGATGAAACATCCGCGCTTTCAGATTCTTTTCAGGATGGATTACTTGATGCGCCTATCTATACACGCCCTGCAGACTGGAAAGGCCACAAAGTACCTGATATTCTCCTTAGCGGTCATGAGGCAAAAATCGCTGCATGGAAAGATGAACAACAGTTAAAAAGAACACAAGAAAGACGTCCTGATTTATTAAATGATTAA
- the trpC gene encoding indole-3-glycerol phosphate synthase TrpC: protein MTILDKIIERKKIEVEQAKALIPLEELLNYPYFSVACLSLRESILDPEKTGIIAEYKRASPSKGDINSTSAVEDVVKAYEEAGASAVSVLTDGEFFKGNLEDLSKAREAISIPILRKEFIVDKYQIAEAKAYGADIILLIAACLKKEEVQEFAAYAHQLGLNVLLEVHNEQELLDNLFDDIDAIGVNNRNLKDFSVDIQHSYDLLDKIPTEYIKVSESGIADPSTIKALKKAGFQGFLIGENFMKTGDPGQAIKDFVREI from the coding sequence ATGACTATACTTGATAAAATCATTGAACGAAAAAAAATAGAAGTAGAACAAGCAAAAGCTTTAATTCCTTTGGAGGAATTATTAAACTATCCCTATTTCAGTGTAGCTTGTCTATCGTTGAGAGAATCTATTCTTGACCCTGAAAAAACAGGAATTATAGCTGAATACAAAAGAGCGTCGCCATCAAAAGGAGACATCAATAGCACTTCAGCAGTGGAAGATGTCGTAAAGGCCTACGAGGAGGCAGGTGCTTCAGCGGTGTCTGTTCTTACGGATGGGGAATTTTTCAAAGGCAATTTAGAAGATCTATCGAAAGCACGTGAGGCTATTAGCATTCCTATCTTAAGAAAAGAATTCATCGTAGATAAGTATCAGATCGCCGAAGCAAAAGCGTATGGCGCAGACATCATCCTTTTAATTGCAGCATGTCTGAAAAAGGAGGAAGTTCAGGAATTTGCAGCCTATGCGCATCAATTGGGTTTAAATGTCTTACTTGAGGTGCACAACGAACAGGAGCTATTAGATAATCTTTTCGATGACATTGACGCAATTGGTGTCAATAATAGAAATCTGAAAGATTTTTCAGTCGACATCCAGCATTCTTACGATCTCCTAGACAAAATACCAACAGAATATATTAAAGTATCTGAGAGCGGTATAGCTGACCCCTCGACAATTAAAGCCTTAAAAAAAGCAGGATTCCAGGGATTTTTAATTGGCGAAAATTTCATGAAGACAGGTGATCCCGGACAAGCTATCAAAGACTTTGTAAGAGAAATATAG
- a CDS encoding anthranilate synthase component I family protein, whose product MKYTFKTQTRKLLADTTTPVSIYLRLRDIFPNSLLLESSDYHSRDNNISYICCQPIAGIQLDEKELTLTYPGRERIVKSAHKIELRQEVSDFRNSFEDHTIAELNLISNGLFGYFTFDCIEHFEDIKLTTTVDPARKIPFMQYHVYKYVIAIDHFRNQLYIFEHLLDDEESELERMQFLIQNKNFPEYTFKLAGEESSNRTDEEHRQLVKKMKEHIQRGDVFQIVPSRGFKTPFSGDEFNVYRALRSINPSPYLFYFDYGDFKLFGSSPEAQLRIHGKQATIFPIAGTFKRTGNMAEDQKIATKLKEDPKETSEHVMLVDLARNDLSRHCTQVKVESYMEPQYYSHIIHLVSKVTGTLKDNINPFDIVGDTYPAGTLSGAPKHMALTLIDRYEGLQRSFYSGAIGFMGFNGDFNHAIMIRSFLSKQNTLHYQAGGGIVLDSDPEMELQEVNNKIAALRKALQLAETL is encoded by the coding sequence ATGAAGTATACATTCAAAACACAAACCAGAAAGTTGCTTGCGGATACAACTACCCCCGTGAGCATCTATCTTCGCCTAAGAGATATCTTTCCAAACTCCTTGTTATTGGAAAGCTCCGACTACCATAGTCGAGACAACAACATCAGCTACATCTGTTGTCAACCAATCGCCGGAATACAGCTCGATGAGAAAGAGCTGACGCTCACTTATCCCGGCAGAGAACGTATCGTAAAAAGTGCGCACAAAATCGAATTACGTCAAGAAGTTTCCGATTTTAGAAATTCCTTCGAAGATCATACAATTGCTGAACTTAACTTGATCTCCAATGGCCTATTTGGTTACTTCACCTTCGATTGTATTGAACACTTTGAGGACATCAAACTCACAACAACGGTAGATCCAGCGCGTAAAATACCGTTTATGCAATATCATGTTTATAAATATGTGATTGCCATCGACCACTTCCGCAACCAACTCTATATTTTTGAACATCTGCTGGATGACGAAGAATCAGAACTTGAAAGAATGCAGTTCCTTATTCAGAACAAAAATTTTCCTGAATATACCTTCAAACTAGCTGGTGAGGAAAGCTCCAATCGTACCGATGAAGAACACCGTCAGCTGGTCAAGAAGATGAAAGAACATATCCAACGCGGCGATGTATTCCAGATTGTTCCATCCAGAGGCTTTAAGACACCGTTCTCTGGTGATGAATTCAATGTCTATCGTGCGCTCCGCTCCATCAACCCCTCGCCTTACCTTTTCTATTTTGACTACGGTGACTTCAAACTTTTCGGATCATCGCCTGAAGCTCAATTGCGTATTCACGGAAAACAAGCGACGATTTTCCCTATTGCAGGAACATTTAAACGAACAGGCAACATGGCGGAAGATCAAAAAATAGCCACCAAACTCAAAGAAGACCCAAAAGAGACTTCAGAACACGTCATGCTCGTCGATCTTGCCCGCAATGACTTAAGCAGACATTGTACTCAAGTCAAAGTTGAGTCCTACATGGAGCCACAATATTACTCCCATATTATCCACTTGGTCTCCAAAGTAACGGGCACATTAAAAGATAATATCAATCCATTTGACATCGTAGGCGATACGTATCCAGCGGGCACACTTTCAGGTGCTCCAAAACATATGGCTTTGACATTGATTGATCGTTATGAAGGATTACAACGCTCATTTTATTCGGGTGCAATTGGGTTCATGGGTTTTAACGGCGACTTTAATCATGCCATTATGATTCGTTCCTTCTTAAGTAAGCAAAACACCTTACATTATCAGGCCGGCGGTGGTATTGTACTAGATTCAGATCCTGAAATGGAGCTACAAGAAGTAAATAACAAAATTGCCGCGCTACGAAAAGCATTACAATTAGCAGAAACATTATGA